From a single Candidatus Woesearchaeota archaeon genomic region:
- a CDS encoding PRC-barrel domain-containing protein, which translates to MAEEEKRFSRQLLGKTVVSKTGKRFGEVGDMIFETRSGELIHLILANPTTYTEKLELEKDKEGNILIPFSAVIAIGDFLVIAEEDII; encoded by the coding sequence ATGGCAGAAGAAGAGAAACGATTTTCACGGCAATTACTTGGAAAGACAGTGGTCAGCAAAACAGGAAAGCGCTTCGGTGAAGTTGGCGACATGATTTTTGAAACACGAAGCGGTGAGCTTATTCATTTGATTCTTGCAAATCCAACAACCTATACAGAAAAATTAGAGTTGGAAAAAGACAAGGAAGGAAATATCCTTATTCCGTTCAGCGCAGTGATTGCGATTGGAGACTTCCTCGTCATAGCAGAAGAAGATATTATTTAA